The Methanocaldococcus sp. DNA window GTTTTTTAAGTATATTGCAGAGATTTTAGGAGTAGGGAGAGGAGTTGATGCTATTATCTATATTTCTATAGTAGTTTTATTTTACCTAATTTATAGAATTTATGCTAAAATTGATCAATTAGAAAGACAGATAACATACTTAGTTAGAGAGATGGCCATAAGGGATAGATATGAGCCTAAAAGAAGAGATTGATTTTAAATTATCGTTGATTTATGATGCTCTACCTTATATTGAAAATGTAGAGTTCATTAAAAAGTTAATTGAAAGTAGTGATAGTTTAGAAGATCTTGAAAAAAAAGTTAAAGAACTCTTGGAAAAAGAAACTGATATTACTAAAAAAACTGATTTAAAAATATTGTTAGAAAAAATTGAAGAGTTTAAAAACAAATATCAAAAATAATATTAATAAATTATTTTTTCTTTCTATAAC harbors:
- a CDS encoding DUF2304 family protein, whose translation is MELIQIVGILFALFALSRVILQLKRRNININEGLFWIFVWSFVIILLIYPEFFKYIAEILGVGRGVDAIIYISIVVLFYLIYRIYAKIDQLERQITYLVREMAIRDRYEPKRRD